From Leucoraja erinacea ecotype New England chromosome 36, Leri_hhj_1, whole genome shotgun sequence:
TGCATGTGGATGGTGTCAGGGACAGAGCTCCGTTGGGTTTTCACGGAGCAATTCTGAGATTCTtctgtataaaatcatcaggggaatagatgcacagtgtctcttgctcagagtaggtgaatcgatgacaggaggacataggtttgagatgaaggggaaaagatttaataggaatccgaggggtaacttctgcatataaagggtggtgggtgtatggaacgagctgccagaggaggtagttgaggcaggaaatatcccaacatttaagaaacagacaggtacatggacaagtttggaggtatatggatcaaacgcaggcagctgggactagtgtaacagggacatgttggccagcgtgggcaagttgggcctgtttccatgctgtatgactatcagagtggtgggtgtatggaacaagctgccagacgggGAAGCTGAAGTTATACAGGACTATAACAACGTTTCAAAGACGTGGgcaagttcatggataggaacGATAGAGGGATATCTGCCAAaaataggcaggtgggacatcttgatcggcgagggcaagttgggccaaatggccagtttctttgctgtatgactgacCAGAGAGACATAAAATATAACCACGGCAACACTTGTCTTTCCCCGTCCCTCACGGAGACACCTACTGTCCTTGTGAAGATTTGTCGCAGTCAGAGACTCACAACTCGGACATGTCCTTGTCTTCCCTTAGTCCAGGAGTTGCAGTGTTACCAGGGCACTCGCATCTTCCTCCCTTTCCCGAGGCTGTCGCTTGTGTCGGGCTGATCAGGAATCATTGCAGCGCTGTGATCTGCACGGAGGCGCAGTGATGGGCAGGTCCGACCGATCCGGTCCAGGCCCTCCTGTGTGATATTCCGGCAGAAGTCCACGTTCAACGTCCTCAAGTTGCCCCCGTGGATGGCAACGGCCTCCAGACTTTTGTCCGTCAGGCGGGCACAGTTCTCCAGCTTCAACGTGTTTAGTTTGCTGCATCGGCCCAGGATTTGTGAGATGAAGTCGTCTGTAAGGTGTCCACACCCAGCAAGGGTTAATGACAGCAAGTTTGGACACCTGAAAACATCACAATGATTATAGAGATTGCAATTGACTTAAAGTCAAATGTTACTGGGCTTTAATCTGTAATACtgcattaatgcaataacacttgCATGCACACTTGCCCAGACACTAATCAAGGAGCACGGCCAATGACCAGACTGACACCACTTCTCTCTAGGACCATCTCTCCCTGGTATAATGGACAATGGTTACATCCACCAAAACTAACAGAATATTGGTTTATCTGTGGGAACTACTCACTGCACAGTAATTACCTGCTTTGTTTCAGACATAATTCTGATGACTCCACTGCAAAAACACCCACTGACAGAAACGCACTGGAACAGAAATAGAgaacacatagacaatagatgcaggagtaggccattcaatatgatcatggctgatcatccagaatcactaccctgttcctgcttttcccccatataccTTTCCTGAAGTTTTTCCCCCAGTGGTGGCCCCATGCCCTTGATTCCATCAGTGGTGGACCCACTGCCAGTGGGTGGAATCGTGAAgttgggggccagtggggggtcCAGTGCCAGTGGTGGAACCAATGCCAGTGGTGGACCCAGTGCCAGTGGTGGAACCAATGCCAGTGGTGGACCCAGTGCCAGTGGTGCCAGTGGTGGACCCAGTGCCAGTGGTGGATCCAGTGCCAGTGGTGGACCCAGTACCAGTGGTGGCCCACGCACCTCCAGCTCTTCCCTCTCCACTGTAGAGCTGGTGGCTCTGTGAGAAGTTGGCAGAGCCAGTTGCTGTGTTACTGCAGTGAATCCAGAAACAGTGAGTGCCGCAGCCTTGATGTACAAGTGGTAGTGAGGTGATGCCATCTGTTTATTATGTCGTGCAAACTACCCTTTATAGAGCATTGTCCACCTAACCTACCCAGTCATTGCTCAAACAAATTGCATATTAGTTCTGTATTATTAGCAGAGCAAACATTTCATAGAAAAGTTAAAACAAAATTGACACAAGGCCAGAGGGCAGGCTTGAGAGTGAAGTTGAACTGGTCTCAGACGATTCATACAATCGATCCCCTCTCGTGTGTCCAtatatagatcagccaggattgaatggagtagacttgatgggcccaatggcctatttctgctcctctcacttctGGACATATGGAGTTGAGTGCAACTAATCGCACGTGTTTAGTGCTGGCAGCCAAAAGTACTTGCCTCCCTCTGCCCCCTGTGACAAGATTGGTCAGCGAAGTCCAGGCTTTGCGGACTTTCCCAAAGGAGATGTGGATTTAAGGAGGAATTCCAGTACAGTGGATACAGAGGGACCAGAAATGGCAAATCTTCCAGAATGAGATGATCACAAATTGGTGAATTTGGCTGTCGTGCCCCAAGGCCTGAATGCCGCACAGGGCATGGTAGCTCGGGCTTTATTAGACCAGTGGACAAGGCCAGAGTGCAAGTTGAGTGCAGAATTAAACTGAGCCAGCCTAAGCTGAGAGTCACCTGGGAGCAGTGAGTACTGGTGTTGTGTGGGCCTGTAACTGCTCTGCTTCTCCTAATGTGGGTACCAGGTTGGCAACTATGAATGTAGCAACAATTGGAAGAAGTGGTCACTGCCCTGGAAGGATCGGTTTGTGTCCCTGGATAACAAGAAGGGAGAAGTAACAGCAGAACCTGCAGCGCCAGCAACAGACTGCATTAATCAATCCCCTTCACCATCCCCGTCTTcagctaaagaagggtctcgatccaaaacgtcacctattctatttctccagagatgttggctgacctactgagttactccagcattctgtatctatcttcggtgtaaaccagcatctgcagttctttccgacacattcTCCGAACACAGGTGGCCCCTGGATTCTGCAAGGAACTCGTTCTGGGAAGTGTGAGCTGGTTCCTTCATGTCCATTTTCCCCTGCAGCCCATTAGGTATTACTCTGCTAATTCTTCATTTTGTTCAGTAATCACCCGAACACTACTCAGaattaaactaatggaatgtaCAGTATCTAGACATTAATATCATGAAACATAATTAGCTTGAAGATATGTAAAAAAATCTGCATAAACTCGTTTATTCAAAGTTATTCGTAAGCCCAGGAGCCTCAGAACATGTTACTCTTTCCCCTGGTCTTGTGTTGTAAAGGAGTTTGAAGTTGGagttttctttagagatacagcagggaaacaggccattcggcccactgggcCCATACTGACACCaaccatctgttcacactagttcgatgttatcccactttcccatccactacctaaacactaggggtaatttacagagtctttgggaagtgggaggaatccggagcacccggaggaaacccaagcggtcacagggaggatgtgcaaactccacacagacagcacccgaggtcaggattgaacctgggtccaaggcagcaactctaccagctgtgtcaccctTGAAGGTGAGGAGGGGAATATCACTGGGGATATTCGGGCAAGGGTGATGTCTGTGCTAATGCAGGACACGGAAGGGGCATGGGTGAGGCCACTGGGGACTTGAtctcaaggggggggggagaatggtgtcagattcaAAGGGCTTCACGGACCCCTTTGTTGGTGAGGCTGGAGAAGGCAACAGAGGGATGATAGGAATGAGGGGTCAGCAGCAGAGGAGAGGCCTGGAGTGATCAGGGCTTTACAGGATGGCCATGAAACTGCTGAGCAGCGCTGGAAGGAAGTAGGGAGTGATGGCACTTTATACCTAAGGCAAGGCAAATTCTGTAgaggctttaatgagcacagcacaCTACTCTCCGCTTCAGTGAGAGACTGAAGACTGGATTCGCCCCAAAAATCCCCGCTCTTATCTCGTGGCTGGGAGTTGCCCCCGGACCAGTCCATCGAGTGCCGAGGGGGATGAACCAGGGAGTGGCCCACTCCCCAGGAACCGCCACAAATGgttagttccatgaaagtggctgCATGGGTCGGTAGGATGGTGAAGAAGCATTTGGCACACATGTTTTCATCTGTCAGTGtttcgttttagttttagagatgcaacgcggaaacaggtaCGGGTGTGGGGTTATGGtgtgaaagcaggagaatgggtttaggagggagagatagatcagccatgcttgaatgacagagtggacttgatgggccaaatggcctaattctgctcctattccttatgatcttatgagcaggctcttcagcccactgagtccacaccgacccgcgatctccgcacagtaacactatcctacacactagggacaatttacaattttaccgaagccaattaacgtaccaacctgcacgtctttgtggagtgtgggaggaaacctgagcacccagataaaacccactcagtcaccgggagaacgtacaaactccatacagacaggacctgtagtcaggattgaacccgagtctctggcgctgtaaggcagcaactctaccgctgcaacactgtgcctgTAGGCAAATTGgttgcatggacatgttgggcctgaACCTCTTGTTTCTGTGGTCTATGATAATGTTAATAATATCATTCTAGTGAAGAAATGAACAGTAGGCCTGGGCAGTTAAGAGACACTACCCTACAATGCCCCGCCAATCCACGTCTTTGTGGTCCAATATCCTTCAACTTAAAGAAGAgtatcgacccaaaatgccacgagcgttccctccacagatgttgcctgatccgaggagttactccatcactttgtgttttgctcaagattccagtatctgctgttccttgtgttgcCTTCAGTATTCGATATGCAGTCTCAGCCAGCAGGCAAAGAGCTAATCGCATGGGTGAAGGCATGGGAAGCTATCAAAGCAAGCTGGGAGTGagcaatcacatattacatacaGCACTCGGGTACATTTGCTCTGCTCCTCTGCCTGTCCACCTTGCCCAGACACACCCACTCCTCCCTgatcatctcctcctcctcctcaccccaaCCACTCCCTGCACCGACACAACATCCTTGTGTTCATTTTGACCCCTCTGGCGTCTACCCTACCTTGAACTGATCAATCCAAACTCATCacaattaatttagttttagtgatacagcatggatacatcaAGCCCacatgaccatcgatcacccgttcacactagttctatgttccatCAATATACACTGAGGCAATATACAcagggccagttaacctacaaatctgcacgtctttggaatgtgggagaaaacgggcacctggaggaaacccacgtagtaatgagaacttgcaaactcctcacagacagcacccaaggtcaggatggaacacgaGTAAATTCTGCCCCTGATGATTGATTCTAGAACCTTCCTCGCCACTGTAGTTAGGGTTTGTCCCAATATCTTATTCTGACAAATGGTGTAACATTTGCAGTTTTCCATTCTCAGGCACCACCCGTGGATCTACAGGCGTTTGGAAGAACAAGGCCAGGGTGTTTGAGTTCCCCGAGCACCAGAGGACCGCAACATTGAACATGTTAGTTTTTAACAATGTCTTCAGTTCCtcgtgtgtgtaaaaaaaaatcacagtaaaTAAGCTCTGTGTTCAAAAGTTCACACATTCTAGAAACAGAacgaggccatttgtcccatcaagccCCTGttaccacaaagggtggtggatgtgtggaacaagctgctacaggaggctgggactattcaaacatttgtaagaaacagttagacaggtacatggataggacaggttgggagggatatggaccaaacgcaggcaggtgggactagtgtagctggggcatgttgaccagtatgggcaggttgggccgaagggcctgtttccacattatattcctctactccgccattcaatctatctttccctctcatctccattctcctgctttctccccatagccctggcAGTGAGGAGATGCTCTGCCTTCTACTGACCTGCAGCTGACTTCAGCCAGGAAGCCGTTGACCAGAGTGTGGTGGCGGCTACAGATGTCCCTCTGGAAGCTGCTCTTGGCCCAGTCCTCAATGTTACACACCTTAACTCGGCTGGAGTGCCAGCAGATAGCCAGCGATCGCAGCGCGGGGCTGAGCACAAAGTTGTCCTTCTTTAGCTCCAACGGTGAGGAGAAGCACAACAGGGACCACAGGGCAGGGTCATGGAAGACTTCCCGCAGCGCTCCGCAAGTCTCTGACATGCTCTTCCTGTTCTCCTTGTCCAAAAAGGAGAAAATATGCAGCAGGCACTCTCGGTTTAAATCTGTCAGCAGCATTGGAAGCGAGTCTTTGCACTCTGGCTCCACAGAGCAAATTACAAATCAACTTCTGGGAAATCTGCCCCATGCAAGCTGCTCGAACAGCAACGTGGACTTATATGGGTTAGGAATGCAGCCTCTTGTCAAGATGGCAACTGTTGTTTAAATTTAGAAGCCTGCACCTCTCGGACTTCACCATCGCCTCCTGATAAACTGGACGCGTGATATTAGTTCCTGCAATGAACATTAACTACTCAGAATGTTAACAACACGTTTGAAATCCTTGATTTATACGGCTCATCAAACACCCAAAGCATTCTTTTATACCAGACTGTTTGAAATAGGCATTCCTGACCCAAACCCAAACTCATTTGCAACTGGAAGTTAACTCCTGATGACAAGAATATCAGATGAACTCACAAACGGCCCGTGCAACCATTAGcacatttccgcactgtatctctaaactgaaccattctcatcagctagagtgcagtcccAGAAGCCCAGCTACCTCCttgaagacctttgaactatctttatctTGCccattatcctttatctgtgcagtaaacaactcgcttgtaatcatgtataggcttTGCATTGACTGggcagcatgcaaacaaaaggttCTCACTATACCTCATTGCACGTGGCACTAGTAAACTAAAACAGGAGGATCTCATGGGTCAAAATCTACAGGAACACAGGCCTATCTATGtacgggctgtgtgtgtgtgtgtgtgtgtgtgtgtgtgtgtgtgtgtgtgtgtgtgtgtgtaacaagaGGTGTTGCCTGCTCACAGAGCCAGCGATAGGAGAGGCAGCATTGTACAGACACAGCATCTGACAGTAGAACATGCATTATCAATGTTTATGAAGAGGGTCACAAGGCAGTCCACAGAGCCAGCCCTGAGATGAGAGGCTTTATGGGCAGTGTGTCAGGGAGTGGAGAGTCAGGGTGagcagcctgtgtgagaggaagCACTGTGGAGCTGCAGAACCGGTGTTAACAAGATccgcaaaattctggagtaactgagcgggacaggcagcatctctggaaaacccggaggaaacccacacggtcacagggaaaacatacaaaatccatacaagcagcacccatagtcaggatcgaacccagagtcTGGagctgtaaaggccctgtcccactttcacgacctaattcacgacctctgccgagtttgcccttgactcatactcgcagcttggttgtcacgaggtcgtaggtaggtcggtcgtagcaagtaggtcggggcgttttttcaacatgatgaaaaatgtccacgagaaaaaaaggtcatgaattaggtggtgaaagtgggacgggcccttaaggcagcaactctcctgctgcgccaccgtgggacTGAGACAAATGACCTCCAGCAACACAGACATCTTCTCGAGAGCACCATTGGACTGTTTTTTCTTTGACTTCACCATTGCTTGGTCAAGGTGAcctctattcctttctccaggaACATGATGCAGGAAGTAATGAACAGAGCACACCGCCTATAACCGTGTATCCGTTGTAATGGTCCTTGGTGGAGTAGCCACTCAATACTTGACCCAGAGCCCGAGCAGATTTATCATCTTCAAATATATAATCAATTTCCTCTTTGAAAGCCACATGAATCAATATCGCCCAGACATGCAGACAGTGCATTCCACTCCATCACCACCATCCTGCATCTTTCGTCAATTGACTTAAAtctgctccttggtcttggatcTCGTTATTGGGAGCAGATTGCCCGTTGATCCTCTTATTGCGTACCTTAATCAGTTTGCTCTGATCCAAGGAGAACAGTGCCAACTTTTTCATTATTACCTCAACCCCAGAACCCTCTAGTTAATCTCCAGCAGTGTATCTCACCTTAGGAAGTGTGTGAATCAAAATGGTTTGCAATGAACCATTGACACATGTTCAACGTGCTATTTATGTGAAGGACTGCCCTTCATCACAGTACGGACTCTACTTTGAAAGATTTATAGACTTCTAAGTCaccctgtgatgctgcctgaccagctgtgttactccagcactttgtgccttttgtacACTACGCATCTACTAAATTTGCTAAGTTATTGGTGTTTAATAATCACCAATACTATAATCAGATATAATCACCAATAATTCCTTAATACTATTTTTGTTTACCATTCCTCCAAGTTTCCTGCCACCTACCTACAATTTATTTTGATTCACACACTTCCAGAAGCGAGATTTtggccgacccgaaacgtcacctattcctttttccagagatgctgcctgaccctgctgagttactccagcttttgtgccaatccacagagagagagaagagatctCTTCATCCAAGAGCATAGGGATTCTCAACACAAAGCTCAGTCATTGAATATTTGCAAAACACGGACAGATAACGTTTTAAATACAAGAGAAGCAACTGATACAAGGTTAGTGCAGGGAGGATGCATAGTTAAAGGATCGCAAGAACAAAAATAATAGTCAGGCACCTGACATCTTCagtctgccctgccattcattaTCTCGATTGTTCTGCCTAAAGTCTTATCTCCTTCCCAGTTTCCCCATTGCCTTTGACACCAGGTTTGTGAACATTATCTACTATTTTAACCCCCCACCACCAAATAATCTAGCCTTCACAGCCCCCTGGCgatgagaattctacagattcaccacccgacaCTTTAGTCCATGCCCTCATCTTGTAACTAGGTCTCGTCATTCAAGCCTTTTCGACTTGTGGAAAAATAAAATCATATCTACACTGCATCGTCCTCTCAAGATTTCCTGTCTCAATACCAAGCCATCACTCATTCTTCAAAGAAAACACACCAAACTTATTTAGCACCTCTTAAAAGACATAGAAAAAGGGTGGggtagaaggatttgattaaaaacgtgtacttaaacacaacgaaatgtattgaggagtggatacttagaaagaaaagtgagatctctaccgaaatggaaaagatctcggcgattgtgcgtctggatttggcgtggcaaggaatcaaaggaaaaaaggcagccggcagccgtacatgtaaatggatccattccgattggacatctgcgagcattgggcattgtgacatcacacgatggaacgaatcaaaaggcagaaaggcagtcgGACggacgacagacagacagacagacagacagacagatgctTTAGCACTTGTGTGCTAAAGGCACTCCGagttaggcagtatctgtggagggaatggacaggcaacatttttgaTTGAATCTTCAGGCTGTTGTTCAAGTGGATCAGTCTTAAGGGCGCTGAACTGAAACTGCTCGATTCTAGCATCTCGTCTTTTGTCTCTCCATTGAATTGGTGAACATGTATTTGCCCAAAGACAGCCCCAACTACCCCTCCACTGAACTCTCTCACTTCAGTGGTTAGCAAAGgtacacaagtgctggagaaactcagcgggtgcagcagcatcgatggagcaaaggaaataggcaacgtttcagccctaaacgttgcctatttccttcgctccatagatgctgctgcacccgctgagtttctccagcacttttgcctaccttcgattttccagcatctgcagttccttcttaaacatcagtgGTTCGCAAATATgggaatggaaataaaatgagatCCTCTGATAAACCAAGGACATATTTGGCATTGGAAAGTGGCTGTAATATCACAGAGATCTGTGGGGATACAAGCCATTCCAGATTTCTCTTCTAAATCAGCTTTTCAGACAGGGACGCGACTCAAAATAGCCAAGGAGACAGGTTATTCGTGTGGACaccaagaactgtagatgctgaaatcttgaacaagtcacaaagtgctgcaggaactcagtgtgtTAGGCAGTGTCTGAGACGGCAATGGACAAACGATGTTTCGGCtcggaaggttgacacaaaaagctggagtaactcagcggaacaggcagcatctctggagggaaggaatggatgacgtttcaggtcgagactcttcttcagactgatgtcaggggagtaggcGAGacggagatagaatgtagtcggagacagtaagactggtgggagaactgggaagggggagatttTGGCTCAGAATTCTTCTCCAGGTTATTTATGTTGCATGGGGAAGAGTTACAGAAATAAATAATGTACATTTATTCAAGAGTTTTCGGTGCCCATTGGATGTCTGAAATCCAACGGCAGAACCAATTTTGATTGTAGTCACATTTTCTTTTAAAGGGGCAGATGTACACAGATGGACTTACATTTGTGGAGGATATAGGGCAATGAAATATTTTGTGAGATggtttttaaaaaatggattCATCTTTGTAAAGAATTTCCAAGCGACACAAGAACTGTTGATTAGAATTATTTCCCAGAATCACAGCTAATTATTAAACAAATATTATACCTTaatcaattttacacatacaaggGCTGCAATGCTGAGTTTATGAAAAGGTTTATAATTGAAGACAAAATGCAAAGTTTTGCATCATTAACATTGCACTTTACTATCAGTGAAACAATACATGAACATTTACTAATATACATACCATTATAAGCAGCCATAGTAGTACATATACAATCAGGTTTGTTGTGGGGTTgaaactgaataaatctcatgtTATTACGATGTCAGTTCATATTTTGCAACCAAAAACATTAACATTTAAATAAGTTTGTACAGTTTTAAAAGTCAGATTCAAGTTTAGTGGGTGTTTTCACATTTAAAAGACCGGTTGGTGTTGAACGTTTCTGCTGGCTGCTGCTTCCACTGTTGCCGCCCTGTTACACAACATCCACATGCAAATACACCACTTCATATCATTACGCAATTTAAACATTCAGTTCCAAAACACTACTTAGGCCACCATAACAGGATTAATGATAACGTTCCTTTGACAAAAAAGGCTTCATTCTGGCATGAAAATATACCCATTTTGCGTGTGTGCAGCTGTCGCCCACGGTTTCAAGTTGTGAACACAAGCGTGTTACGGATGCGCCATTCTGCCAGTCTCCTCTGTTGTAGCCTGGCATCTTTTTTCACTTCTCTTCATCGTGTAAAAACTGCAGATTACAAGCCTTTCTTCCCAGCCTGTTTCTAATTAAACCTTAGCAATCCATCGCCACCGAGTGATACGGACAGCTGAACAGAAACCCTACTCTGCCCAGCAAAGTATTGGGATAAACCAGAGTCCAATTTTGTTTTCAGTTCCGTTTATTTTTTGCtccatcattttttattttttttaaaacaaaactcgTTTGTTTTTCTGAAAGATTCAATAGTGTCTAGCGATGCATCAGGAAAATgacgcctttaaaaaaaaatcaaagatgaaTACCCAAACTAAAATGTAAAAACATAAATTGAATTGTGCAACATAAGCAAGTGTGGAGCAGTTTGCCTTTGCTCTGGGTTACCAGTGTTTACAATGGTTGCATGAAAAATGGCAACAAAAATTAGACAGTGAtcgattttcaattaaaaaaaaattcttgggCAGATACAAGTGCACAAGGTATAGCACTGCAAAGTCAAGGTGTATTTACACTTTACGTATCTGATAATACTCAAGCCCATGTCTACACAGTACTTGTTTGaaggagcaaagaaaataatagCAGCCTGCTAAAAAAGAACCCTCGAGTAACCGACCCACACAGTTGCTTATTAGTCTTGTGTAGTTACTCAAATCATTCTCCCAGAGATTTTGACTGCTGAAACTCGAGCTGAATGCTGATTAAATCTGGAAGTCGCGAATCATGATGTTTTGCGAGAGGTTTGCTTGAACCCAGCTGTAAATGCACCTTGGAGGCAACCAATGCTACCCTACAGTTTACACTAAAGAAGCCATTTTAAAATATCAAATTTCAATGTCAGAGCTACCAAGTTCTTGATTAACAG
This genomic window contains:
- the fbxl22 gene encoding F-box and leucine-rich protein 22; protein product: MLLTDLNRECLLHIFSFLDKENRKSMSETCGALREVFHDPALWSLLCFSSPLELKKDNFVLSPALRSLAICWHSSRVKVCNIEDWAKSSFQRDICSRHHTLVNGFLAEVSCRCPNLLSLTLAGCGHLTDDFISQILGRCSKLNTLKLENCARLTDKSLEAVAIHGGNLRTLNVDFCRNITQEGLDRIGRTCPSLRLRADHSAAMIPDQPDTSDSLGKGRKMRVPW